The Paenibacillus sp. MBLB1832 genome has a window encoding:
- a CDS encoding peptidase U32 family protein: MNKPELVISCGTVEDMKRMILAGADAVIIGEERYGLRLPGNIFLDEMQEAIAWAHEHESKVYVAVNNILDNKSLHSLPSYLTAIQSYGADAILFGDPAVLIAVRQLEKVIGLHWNAEMTSTNYATANYWGKQGAVRVVLARELNMEQVLAFKEKSEIAVEVQVHGITNIYHSKRALVKNYMEHQGKQAEEDRSKERGLFLIEHERRDQRYPIYEDRNGTHIMSSEDFCMLENLPELIDGKIDSLKIEGLLKSALYNETTVKSYRAAIDAYIANPDTYEFKQEWLDAITELQDPDRELTYGFFYKEQVY; encoded by the coding sequence GTGAATAAACCAGAACTAGTCATCTCCTGCGGTACGGTAGAAGATATGAAACGCATGATTCTCGCTGGCGCAGACGCCGTCATTATCGGGGAAGAACGATACGGGCTGCGGCTTCCAGGGAATATCTTCTTGGATGAAATGCAAGAGGCGATTGCTTGGGCACATGAACATGAGTCAAAAGTCTACGTGGCGGTCAATAATATTTTAGATAACAAATCCCTGCATAGTCTTCCTTCTTATTTAACGGCGATCCAGTCATATGGCGCAGATGCGATCCTGTTTGGGGATCCTGCTGTGCTAATCGCAGTTCGTCAGTTGGAAAAAGTGATTGGGCTCCATTGGAATGCCGAGATGACCTCGACGAACTATGCGACAGCCAACTATTGGGGCAAGCAGGGAGCAGTTCGCGTTGTATTAGCGCGTGAGTTAAATATGGAACAGGTCTTGGCGTTCAAAGAGAAATCGGAGATTGCCGTAGAAGTGCAAGTGCACGGAATCACCAATATTTATCATTCGAAGAGAGCTCTAGTCAAAAATTATATGGAGCATCAGGGCAAGCAAGCTGAGGAAGACCGATCGAAGGAGCGGGGATTGTTCCTCATTGAGCACGAGCGCCGCGATCAGCGATATCCAATTTATGAAGATCGTAATGGCACGCATATTATGAGTTCGGAGGATTTCTGTATGCTGGAAAATTTGCCTGAGCTGATCGATGGTAAGATCGATAGTTTGAAAATTGAAGGCTTGTTGAAATCCGCTTTGTATAACGAAACGACAGTGAAAAGCTACCGAGCGGCGATAGACGCTTATATAGCGAATCCAGATACTTACGAGTTCAAGCAAGAATGGCTCGATGCGATCACGGAGCTTCAAGATCCAGATCGTGAGTTAACGTATGGCTTTTTCTACAAAGAACAAGTTTATTGA
- a CDS encoding peptidase U32 family protein has translation MSTAVQERGRGKRVRLDKPELLAPAGNLEKLKFAIHYGADAVYIGGQKYGLRSNADNFSKEEMREGVEFAKQYGAKVFVATNIYAHNEDIDGLEDYLRGLQEVGISAIIAADPIIMETCRRVAPELEVHVSTQQSVMNWQTVQFWKEQGIERVVLAREVSMQEIDEIKAHVDVEIEAFIHGAMCSSYSGRCVLSNHFTDRDSNRGGCSQSCRWKYDLFTKDQPEGAPLATDFPMFAEDDDAFTMGSKDLSMIDHIADMIESGVDSFKIEGRMKSIHYVATVVNAYRQAIDAYFEDPDHFVLNPVWREEIYKAANRPVNDGFFYEAPGHEDHIFEPEDKVVGFDFVGLVMEYDEATGMALIQQRNHFKSGQEIEFFGPNGTHFKQVVGRIEDESGQELTAARHPLQLIRLQTEMPVKKWDMMRKKTGK, from the coding sequence ATGTCCACAGCTGTACAAGAACGAGGAAGAGGTAAGCGTGTAAGGCTCGATAAGCCAGAGCTATTAGCTCCTGCAGGTAATTTAGAAAAACTGAAATTCGCGATCCATTATGGTGCAGATGCTGTCTATATTGGCGGACAGAAGTATGGTTTGCGTTCTAATGCTGACAATTTCTCCAAAGAGGAAATGCGTGAGGGCGTCGAGTTTGCTAAACAATATGGAGCCAAAGTATTCGTGGCCACGAATATTTACGCACATAATGAAGACATAGATGGCTTAGAAGACTATCTCCGGGGATTACAAGAAGTGGGTATCTCGGCTATTATCGCAGCTGATCCCATTATTATGGAAACCTGCCGACGCGTCGCACCAGAGCTAGAGGTTCATGTGAGTACCCAGCAATCGGTAATGAACTGGCAAACGGTCCAATTTTGGAAAGAGCAAGGCATTGAGCGTGTCGTATTAGCGCGCGAAGTGAGTATGCAAGAAATTGATGAGATTAAAGCACATGTGGACGTTGAAATTGAGGCGTTCATCCATGGTGCCATGTGCAGCTCGTATTCCGGGCGGTGCGTTCTCTCCAATCATTTCACAGATCGCGATTCCAATCGCGGCGGCTGTTCCCAATCGTGCCGGTGGAAGTACGATTTATTTACCAAAGACCAGCCGGAAGGCGCACCATTGGCAACGGATTTCCCGATGTTTGCGGAGGACGATGATGCGTTCACGATGGGCTCCAAGGATCTGAGTATGATCGATCATATCGCGGATATGATTGAATCAGGGGTAGACAGCTTCAAAATTGAAGGCCGTATGAAAAGTATTCATTACGTGGCAACTGTTGTAAATGCGTATCGACAAGCGATTGATGCGTATTTCGAGGACCCAGATCATTTTGTGCTGAATCCGGTATGGCGGGAAGAAATTTATAAAGCGGCGAATCGCCCTGTGAACGATGGCTTTTTCTATGAGGCGCCAGGGCATGAGGATCATATTTTTGAGCCTGAGGACAAGGTGGTAGGCTTTGATTTCGTAGGCCTTGTGATGGAATATGATGAAGCGACGGGGATGGCCCTCATTCAACAAAGAAATCATTTCAAATCAGGACAAGAGATTGAGTTTTTCGGTCCTAATGGCACTCACTTCAAGCAAGTCGTGGGTCGCATCGAAGATGAATCAGGGCAAGAGTTGACGGCCGCGAGACACCCTCTGCAGCTGATCAGGCTTCAAACGGAAATGCCAGTAAAGAAATGGGATATGATGCGTAAGAAAACAGGAAAATAG
- a CDS encoding methyl-accepting chemotaxis protein yields the protein MTKKLQGIRSMVNKVVQAAGQVRRGRQVAATGSSGTYAVKGASNIKLENPVKSVGMKLFLMFFVSILFFVLTVGIISYSVSKNVIKNKVSDSSLQTVTQAGQKLDFLYQTFDDISLQIMLNKDLQELLDKIPKLEASSYEALDVTRQLTEKLNVVTFSNKSIKTLHLYRPDGKLIVITGSGGSSLSENLSKEEWFKKTIDNAGKVTWLDSKVKGYSSSSSNTFAISRLMRNTLTNSSSGVLVLELSTDTLVKELSGISLGDDSKVIISNADNKNIALKEIAEIDKPATIELTKEQMEEETGSFISKDDHLVAFYKSKVSGWNLVGDIPVSSLVKDAKKIFNYTIIIALVAAVAAILIGIFVARMIGSPLINLRNLMQQGAKGKLTVRANFKSQDEIGQLGNSFDVMMQQITTLVQQTSTSAQAVFETAQELTHSSQVTATAAREIAVATDEISNGAGGLATESEKGNELTHHIGIQMKQVIEANLEMGTAAADVQTSSELGTKYMSELISKTNLTEEMIRSMVEKVDRLKDSTRSIRKILDVLNNMTKQTNILSLNATIEAARAGAAGKGFMVVADEIRKLADQSKQSIDVVGQITETIQREIDETVKVLSTATPIFQEQILAVKEADTIFKQVTNHMGGFIVQLSTVSDSISTLEQSQVVLSDAMTNVSAVAEESLATSEEVASLSSEQLSISDGLVKLSDKLDLLSKSLTDTLSKFEV from the coding sequence ATGACAAAAAAACTTCAAGGTATTCGCTCCATGGTTAACAAAGTAGTTCAGGCAGCTGGACAAGTTCGAAGGGGTCGACAAGTCGCCGCAACTGGCAGTTCAGGTACATACGCGGTTAAGGGTGCAAGCAACATTAAGCTGGAGAATCCAGTGAAATCTGTAGGTATGAAGCTGTTTCTGATGTTTTTCGTAAGTATTTTGTTTTTCGTTCTGACAGTAGGTATTATTTCTTATTCCGTGTCCAAAAACGTGATCAAGAACAAAGTATCCGATTCAAGCTTGCAAACGGTCACACAGGCAGGTCAGAAATTAGATTTTCTGTATCAAACGTTTGATGACATTTCGTTGCAAATTATGCTCAACAAGGATTTACAGGAATTGTTGGACAAGATTCCGAAATTGGAAGCGTCCTCCTATGAAGCACTTGATGTTACGCGTCAATTGACAGAGAAATTGAACGTGGTTACCTTCTCGAACAAATCGATTAAAACGCTTCATCTTTATCGCCCAGATGGTAAGTTGATTGTTATCACGGGGTCTGGCGGTTCTTCCTTATCGGAAAACTTATCAAAGGAAGAATGGTTTAAGAAAACGATTGATAATGCAGGGAAAGTCACCTGGTTAGACAGCAAGGTTAAGGGGTATTCAAGCTCCTCTTCGAATACATTTGCGATTAGCCGTTTGATGCGTAATACACTAACGAATTCATCTAGCGGCGTGTTAGTCTTAGAACTTAGCACGGACACACTTGTTAAAGAATTAAGCGGTATTTCATTGGGGGATGACAGTAAAGTCATTATCTCGAATGCGGATAACAAAAATATCGCCCTCAAAGAAATTGCTGAGATCGATAAGCCTGCCACAATTGAGTTAACAAAGGAACAGATGGAAGAAGAAACTGGCTCCTTTATTTCAAAGGATGACCACTTGGTTGCTTTTTACAAATCAAAAGTGTCTGGCTGGAACTTGGTTGGTGACATTCCTGTTAGTTCACTTGTTAAAGATGCGAAGAAAATTTTCAACTACACGATCATTATTGCGTTGGTTGCAGCTGTTGCGGCGATCCTAATCGGTATCTTCGTAGCTAGAATGATTGGCAGTCCGCTCATTAACCTGCGTAACCTTATGCAACAAGGTGCGAAGGGGAAGCTTACCGTTCGTGCTAATTTCAAGTCGCAAGACGAGATTGGCCAATTGGGTAACAGCTTCGACGTGATGATGCAGCAAATTACAACCCTCGTACAGCAGACGAGCACGTCAGCTCAGGCGGTTTTTGAAACGGCTCAGGAATTGACGCACTCCTCTCAAGTAACGGCAACTGCAGCTAGAGAGATCGCTGTCGCAACAGACGAAATTTCCAATGGTGCTGGTGGTCTTGCAACAGAATCCGAGAAGGGGAATGAACTTACCCACCACATCGGCATTCAGATGAAACAAGTAATTGAGGCCAACCTGGAGATGGGAACAGCAGCAGCTGATGTTCAGACATCCTCTGAATTAGGTACGAAGTACATGTCAGAGCTCATTTCTAAAACGAATTTGACGGAAGAAATGATCCGTTCAATGGTTGAGAAAGTCGACCGTTTGAAGGATAGCACGCGTTCCATCCGTAAGATTCTCGATGTTTTGAACAATATGACGAAGCAAACGAATATTCTTTCCTTGAATGCGACGATTGAAGCCGCGCGTGCAGGCGCTGCCGGTAAAGGATTCATGGTTGTTGCGGATGAGATTCGTAAGCTAGCTGATCAATCGAAACAATCCATTGACGTTGTTGGCCAAATTACGGAGACAATTCAACGCGAGATTGATGAGACCGTTAAGGTGCTGTCTACAGCGACACCTATTTTCCAAGAGCAAATCTTGGCTGTTAAAGAAGCAGACACGATTTTCAAACAAGTGACGAATCATATGGGGGGCTTCATTGTTCAATTGAGCACGGTAAGTGATTCCATCTCGACACTTGAACAATCGCAAGTTGTGCTATCCGATGCGATGACGAATGTCAGTGCAGTAGCTGAAGAGTCGCTTGCAACTTCCGAGGAAGTAGCGTCCCTAAGTTCAGAACAGCTGAGCATCAGTGATGGTTTGGTAAAATTGTCAGACAAGCTGGATTTGCTGTCCAAATCACTTACGGATACGTTATCCAAGTTCGAAGTATAA
- a CDS encoding peptidoglycan D,D-transpeptidase FtsI family protein, translated as MKVNQLSSVEKRRIFLMLLLIVLLFLGIVVKLFWIQIATSESYSSHDINLVKNSVIQRQRALVLESGRGEIVDRHLQPLTGQIVKAVIAFPINQEYGLKQQEVTQLVRILQINKDQWASFSRGLKEPQIWGTQDGGKPIQLSAQQSKAIEGLALPNVKVVEIEDRYPIGMTARQLIGFIGQNPDRVMQLYSSDVEKGKLELTTKIGGAGLEKSFDKWLRGVGETSISYFTDAGKRPLAGLDARMIAPGNSFYPVKLITTLDRQVQRQIEALMDKLGIREGAAVVQESTHGDVIAMASRPNYNPSQVDLASNSWSNYALKSTAPGSIFKTVVAAAALDEKVVSPTETFDCKGAMGKYGFTCWRKDGHGPLTLEEGYAQSCNIVFAGVMKRLSPALLEKYANKLGVLNEVGWTGKTDTKDAFAQFDSEDAGQLFAAHTPENDEGVLMQTAIGQRDVRMTPLQASNMVVTLLNGGKAFSPRVVQEIQYQTGREMEQFPVKSLDVEAGKISAATSRTLLNWMREVVTEGTGQGLLGAKWKLAGKSGTAQIQNGKAQKVNQWFIGYGPVDTPKYAVSVVIKNMDPTESNKAIPLFKGIMDILANQAPAAAN; from the coding sequence ATGAAAGTGAATCAATTGTCTTCCGTAGAAAAACGGCGTATTTTTCTCATGCTGCTCCTGATCGTGCTTCTATTTCTTGGCATTGTCGTAAAGCTCTTCTGGATTCAGATTGCGACCTCAGAGAGCTATTCCTCTCATGATATTAATCTTGTTAAAAATTCGGTCATTCAACGACAACGTGCGCTTGTGCTTGAGAGTGGGAGAGGGGAGATTGTTGATCGTCATCTGCAGCCGCTGACAGGGCAAATTGTAAAAGCCGTTATCGCGTTCCCGATTAATCAGGAGTACGGATTGAAACAGCAAGAGGTCACACAGCTGGTCCGTATTCTCCAAATTAATAAAGATCAATGGGCCTCATTTTCACGCGGATTGAAGGAGCCTCAGATATGGGGGACACAGGACGGTGGAAAACCGATTCAACTGAGTGCGCAGCAGTCGAAAGCGATTGAAGGTCTCGCATTGCCGAATGTAAAAGTTGTAGAGATTGAGGATCGGTATCCGATTGGCATGACGGCGCGGCAGTTAATTGGCTTTATCGGACAAAACCCTGATCGTGTGATGCAGCTCTACAGCAGTGATGTAGAGAAAGGTAAGCTGGAATTGACGACGAAAATCGGAGGCGCAGGCCTTGAGAAGTCGTTTGATAAATGGCTGCGCGGCGTAGGCGAGACGTCCATTTCCTATTTCACTGACGCGGGCAAACGGCCGCTAGCAGGCTTAGATGCGCGAATGATCGCGCCTGGCAATTCCTTTTATCCTGTTAAATTAATCACGACATTGGATCGACAAGTGCAGCGGCAAATCGAGGCGCTAATGGATAAACTGGGTATCCGCGAAGGTGCAGCTGTTGTACAAGAGTCAACACATGGGGATGTCATTGCCATGGCGAGCAGGCCGAATTACAACCCGTCCCAAGTGGATTTAGCGAGTAACAGTTGGAGCAATTATGCGTTGAAATCGACGGCGCCTGGGTCCATTTTCAAAACCGTTGTGGCAGCAGCGGCATTGGATGAGAAAGTAGTTTCGCCGACAGAAACATTTGATTGCAAGGGAGCCATGGGGAAATATGGGTTCACTTGTTGGCGCAAAGATGGCCATGGTCCCCTTACCTTGGAAGAAGGCTATGCGCAGTCATGCAATATCGTATTTGCGGGCGTAATGAAACGTCTGTCTCCAGCCCTGCTCGAGAAATATGCCAATAAGCTAGGCGTCCTGAATGAGGTAGGGTGGACAGGAAAAACCGATACGAAAGATGCATTTGCACAATTTGATTCTGAGGATGCTGGGCAATTGTTCGCCGCGCATACCCCTGAGAATGACGAAGGCGTCTTGATGCAAACGGCAATCGGGCAAAGGGATGTGCGAATGACCCCGTTACAAGCTTCGAACATGGTCGTAACGTTACTGAATGGCGGAAAGGCCTTCTCGCCGAGAGTCGTCCAAGAGATTCAATATCAGACTGGCAGAGAAATGGAGCAATTCCCCGTTAAGAGCTTGGATGTTGAGGCAGGCAAAATTTCAGCGGCGACGAGTCGCACACTCCTTAATTGGATGAGAGAGGTCGTAACAGAGGGAACAGGGCAAGGATTGCTAGGCGCAAAATGGAAGCTGGCGGGTAAATCAGGCACAGCGCAAATTCAAAATGGGAAAGCTCAGAAAGTGAATCAATGGTTCATCGGCTACGGACCTGTGGATACCCCGAAATATGCGGTGTCGGTCGTAATCAAAAATATGGACCCAACGGAAAGCAATAAAGCCATTCCTTTATTCAAAGGGATCATGGATATCCTGGCTAATCAGGCTCCCGCCGCTGCAAACTAA
- a CDS encoding lipoate--protein ligase family protein, whose amino-acid sequence MFNQIGLPATLRILDRSNDHDSDSVLYAFALEELLCRAIGKSVLPLLHIWRHPRAFVMGLRDSRLPQASQANAWLQSQGFDTAVRNSGGAAVPLDLGVVNISLLLPKEAGDMEHRKDFDGMVSLIRDVMISITDQIDQGEVIGSFCPGEFDLSIGGRKFCGIAQRRQQLAISVQAFLIVEGEGEEKAAWARGFYERAAGTASERDYPVVERDSMASLAECLQAPLTAEHFVRQLHEVLSARGVQVVGAEEIEGYPMPSQIHDMIALMRERYAIK is encoded by the coding sequence ATGTTTAATCAAATAGGGCTGCCAGCCACGCTTCGGATTCTGGATCGTTCGAATGATCATGATTCCGACTCTGTTTTATATGCTTTTGCTTTAGAGGAGCTGCTCTGCCGAGCGATCGGGAAATCGGTGCTGCCTCTCTTACATATTTGGCGGCATCCTAGAGCGTTTGTAATGGGACTTAGGGATAGTAGACTTCCTCAGGCTTCTCAAGCGAATGCATGGCTGCAAAGCCAGGGCTTTGATACCGCTGTACGCAATTCGGGCGGAGCTGCTGTACCGTTAGATTTAGGCGTCGTTAATATTTCTCTGTTGCTTCCCAAAGAAGCGGGGGATATGGAGCATCGCAAAGATTTTGATGGAATGGTAAGTCTGATCCGCGATGTTATGATCTCGATAACAGATCAGATTGATCAAGGAGAAGTCATCGGTTCCTTTTGCCCAGGAGAGTTCGATCTTAGCATTGGGGGGCGGAAGTTTTGTGGCATTGCGCAGCGGAGACAACAACTCGCTATTTCCGTACAAGCCTTTCTAATTGTCGAGGGTGAAGGAGAAGAGAAGGCTGCGTGGGCGCGCGGCTTCTATGAACGTGCTGCAGGGACAGCATCTGAACGGGATTATCCAGTCGTGGAAAGGGATAGTATGGCAAGCCTTGCGGAATGCTTGCAGGCGCCTTTAACAGCGGAGCATTTTGTAAGACAACTGCATGAAGTGCTAAGTGCAAGAGGTGTTCAGGTTGTGGGTGCTGAGGAGATCGAAGGGTATCCTATGCCATCACAGATACATGACATGATCGCGCTAATGAGGGAGCGTTATGCGATTAAGTAG